Proteins co-encoded in one Myxococcota bacterium genomic window:
- the lexA gene encoding transcriptional repressor LexA, translating into MHLTKRQKEIFDFVCEYLERAGYAPSLEEIGEKFGLSSVATVHKHVQNLVDKGLLRKAWNRSRSIEVVREQQSGSGIEIPLLGRVAAGQPIEAVATSDSISVPTDMVGRRDCFALRVTGDSMIDDHIMDGDIVVLESRKLPHAGETVVALVRGEECTLKRFYQDGGKIRLVPANERLSPMEFPAEDVQVQGVVVGLLRRF; encoded by the coding sequence ATGCATCTCACCAAGCGGCAGAAAGAGATCTTCGATTTCGTCTGCGAGTACCTCGAGCGGGCCGGATACGCGCCCAGCCTGGAGGAAATCGGCGAGAAGTTCGGGCTTTCGTCGGTCGCGACGGTGCACAAGCACGTGCAGAACCTGGTCGACAAGGGTCTGCTGCGGAAGGCCTGGAACCGCAGCCGCTCGATCGAGGTCGTGCGCGAGCAGCAGTCGGGCTCGGGCATCGAGATCCCCCTGCTCGGCCGCGTCGCGGCGGGCCAGCCGATCGAGGCGGTGGCCACGTCGGACTCGATCTCCGTACCGACCGACATGGTCGGCCGGCGCGACTGCTTCGCGCTGCGCGTCACTGGTGACTCGATGATCGACGACCACATCATGGATGGTGACATCGTGGTGCTCGAGTCGCGCAAGCTACCGCACGCCGGCGAAACGGTCGTGGCGCTGGTGCGCGGCGAGGAGTGCACGCTGAAGCGCTTCTACCAGGATGGCGGGAAGATCCGCCTCGTCCCGGCCAACGAGCGACTGTCGCCCATGGAGTTCCCGGCCGAAGACGTGCAGGTGCAGGGAGTCGTCGTCGGTCTGCTCCGGCGCTTCTAA
- a CDS encoding 6-carboxytetrahydropterin synthase: protein MDFSASHRGADGKVTGHNYELEVTISGPVSPETGMVLDLKELKDVMEREVEARFDHRSLTDDTPWFKDRPATPENFAAVIFELLEKALPAGTLYRVRLHPTPDVYVEVTR, encoded by the coding sequence ATGGACTTCTCGGCGTCGCACCGCGGCGCCGACGGGAAGGTCACCGGCCACAACTACGAGCTCGAGGTCACGATCTCGGGTCCCGTGAGCCCCGAGACGGGCATGGTGCTCGACCTGAAGGAGCTCAAGGACGTGATGGAGCGCGAGGTCGAGGCGCGCTTCGATCACCGCTCGCTCACCGACGACACGCCCTGGTTCAAGGACCGCCCGGCGACGCCGGAGAACTTCGCGGCCGTGATCTTCGAGCTGCTCGAGAAGGCGCTGCCGGCGGGGACCCTGTACCGCGTGCGGCTGCATCCCACCCCCGACGTGTACGTGGAAGTGACTCGGTGA
- a CDS encoding 6-carboxytetrahydropterin synthase, with protein MIRIVQRFAFSAAHVLARGDWPAERNRAVYGKCANPAGHGHNYGVEVAVEGEVDAGSGRILPEGRLEELVRTRVLDELDQTLLNRDVPAFASTVPTAENIARHIWDTLDGHLAPARLVAIRLVETRNNSVEYAGGGAV; from the coding sequence GTGATCCGCATCGTGCAGCGCTTCGCCTTCTCGGCCGCGCACGTGCTCGCGCGCGGCGACTGGCCGGCCGAGCGCAATCGCGCCGTGTACGGAAAATGCGCCAATCCGGCAGGTCACGGGCACAACTACGGAGTCGAGGTCGCCGTCGAGGGCGAGGTCGACGCGGGCAGCGGGCGGATCCTGCCCGAGGGCCGGCTCGAGGAGCTGGTGCGGACCCGCGTGCTCGACGAGCTCGACCAGACACTGCTCAACCGCGACGTGCCGGCGTTCGCGAGCACGGTGCCGACCGCCGAGAACATCGCGCGGCACATCTGGGATACCCTCGACGGGCATCTGGCGCCGGCCAGGCTCGTCGCGATCCGCCTCGTCGAGACGCGGAACAATTCGGTCGAGTACGCGGGAGGCGGAGCGGTTTGA